A genomic region of Arvicola amphibius chromosome X, mArvAmp1.2, whole genome shotgun sequence contains the following coding sequences:
- the LOC119804752 gene encoding cytochrome c oxidase subunit 7B, mitochondrial: MEAILFFRALCKGSWGSNLHRGSTGSSTAVPSSSLPAMLPFTKNALSRLQVRSIQQVVARHSHQKRTPNFHDKYGNAILAAGGLFCISAWTYTATQIGIEWNLSPVGRITPKEWRDQ, from the exons ATGGAAgccattttgtttttcagggcTCTTTGCAAGGGTAGCTGGGGGTCGAATCTGCACAGAGGCAGCACCGGGTCGTCAACCGCAGTTCCATCTTCTTCTCTTCCCGCGATGTTGCCCTTTACCAAAAACGCGCTAAGCCGGCTCCAAG ttcgaAGCATTCAACAGGTGGTGGCAAGACACAGCCATCAGAAGCGGACACCTAATTTCCACGACAAATATGGAAATGCTATATTAGCAGCTGGAGGCCTCTTCTGTATTTCTGCATGGACATAT ACAGCAACACAAATTGGAATAGAATGGAACCTGTCACCTGTTGGCAGAATCACCCCCAAGGAATGGAGAGATCAGTAG